The following coding sequences lie in one Sorex araneus isolate mSorAra2 chromosome 4, mSorAra2.pri, whole genome shotgun sequence genomic window:
- the LOC129404450 gene encoding 60S acidic ribosomal protein P2 → MRYVASYLLAALGGNASPSAKDIKKILDSVGIEADDDRLNKVISELSGKNIEDVIAQGIGKLASVPAGGAVAVSAAPGAAAPAAGSAPAAEEKKDEKKEESEESDDDMGFGLFD, encoded by the coding sequence ATGCGCTACGTCGCCTCGTACCTGCTGGCCGCCCTCGGGGGCAACGCGTCCCCCAGCGCCAAGGACATCAAGAAGATCCTGGACAGCGTGGGCATCGAGGCGGACGACGATCGGCTCAACAAGGTTATCAGTGAACTGAGCGGGAAAAACATTGAGGATGTGATCGCCCAGGGCATCGGCAAGCTGGCCAGTGTTCCTGCTGGCGGGGCTGTGGCCGTGTCGGCCGCCCCCGGAGCCGCAGCACCTGCAGCTGGCTCTGCCCCCGCAGCAGAGGAGAAGAAAGATGAGAAGAAGGAGGAGTCTGAGGAGTCAGATGACGACATGGGATTCGGCTTGTTCGATTAG